CTCATCTAGATCTTCTACACGAACCGCAGTATCAGCCAGTACGGTGACGTTACCAGGCTGTACTTCTAGTACACCACCTGCAACGTAAATAACTTCTTCTTCACCGAACTGCTTAACCAAACGCACCATACCAGGTTTAATAGCAGAGATAAGTGGCGCGTGACCTGGGTGTATACCTAGTTCACCTTCGCTACCTGTCACTTGAATCGTTTCAACAAGACCAGAAAAAATTTCTTTTTCTGCGCTTACTACGTCCAAATGTACTGTCATTGCTGCCATAGAACCTCCTGATTAGGTACGTTAGCACATTAATAGGCTGACAGGGTCAGCCACATAATTATGCTTTATTGGCTTTCTCTTGCGCTTCTTCGATAGAACCAACCATGTAGAAGGCTTGTTCTGGTAGAGAGTCATACTCACCTTCCAGGATACCTTT
The nucleotide sequence above comes from Alteromonas naphthalenivorans. Encoded proteins:
- a CDS encoding F0F1 ATP synthase subunit epsilon, producing the protein MAAMTVHLDVVSAEKEIFSGLVETIQVTGSEGELGIHPGHAPLISAIKPGMVRLVKQFGEEEVIYVAGGVLEVQPGNVTVLADTAVRVEDLDEQAAEEAKRRAQEHIANPGADFDYAEAAQELSEAIAQLRLIQKLRK